In Mongoliitalea daihaiensis, one DNA window encodes the following:
- a CDS encoding RluA family pseudouridine synthase: MEEIFDGENQEEEELELFEHYTFVVDKGQQAIRIDKFLTERVANATRNKVQTAIDNENIIVNGKPTKANYKIKPLDEIKVLFEKPPRDTTVIPENIALDILFEDEHLLVVNKPAGMVAHPAQGNWTGTLVNALVYHFNQLPTLPGNSGRPGLVHRIDKDTSGLLVIAKSEIAMTDLAHQFFHHTIERTYLALVWGEPDGDEGTINAHVGRSAKDRKVMDAFPDGSQGKNAITHWKVLQRLRYVSLLQCNLETGRTHQIRAHMRYLGHPLFNDAMYGGDKILKGTQFSKYKSFVQNCFDALPRQALHAMSLGFIHPITKEKLHFESPLPSDFQTVLEKWEQYVQYNE; encoded by the coding sequence ATGGAAGAAATTTTTGACGGAGAAAACCAAGAAGAAGAAGAGTTAGAGCTATTCGAACACTATACCTTTGTAGTAGATAAGGGCCAACAGGCCATACGCATAGATAAGTTCTTAACCGAGCGGGTTGCCAATGCCACACGAAATAAAGTGCAGACAGCTATTGACAATGAAAACATTATAGTCAACGGCAAACCAACCAAAGCCAATTACAAAATCAAACCTTTGGATGAAATCAAGGTGCTTTTTGAGAAACCTCCGAGAGATACTACTGTCATTCCAGAGAATATCGCACTTGATATTTTATTTGAAGATGAGCATTTGCTGGTAGTCAATAAGCCAGCAGGCATGGTGGCACACCCTGCACAGGGCAATTGGACCGGGACCTTAGTCAATGCTTTGGTGTATCATTTCAATCAACTTCCGACATTGCCGGGCAATTCTGGTAGACCAGGATTGGTGCATAGAATCGATAAAGATACATCGGGCTTATTAGTCATTGCCAAGTCGGAAATAGCTATGACAGATTTGGCCCATCAGTTTTTTCACCACACCATCGAGCGAACCTACTTAGCATTGGTATGGGGTGAACCGGATGGGGATGAAGGAACAATAAATGCGCATGTAGGCCGAAGCGCCAAAGACCGAAAAGTAATGGACGCATTCCCAGATGGAAGTCAAGGGAAAAATGCCATTACCCACTGGAAAGTGTTGCAACGCTTAAGGTATGTTTCCTTATTGCAGTGTAATTTAGAAACTGGGCGAACCCATCAGATCCGTGCACACATGCGCTACTTGGGTCATCCCTTATTTAATGATGCCATGTACGGAGGAGACAAAATCCTGAAGGGAACACAATTTTCAAAATACAAATCCTTCGTTCAGAATTGCTTTGATGCCCTCCCAAGACAAGCACTTCATGCCATGTCTCTTGGATTTATCCACCCGATTACCAAGGAAAAACTACATTTCGAAAGCCCATTACCCTCAGATTTTCAGACAGTTTTGGAAAAATGGGAGCAATATGTACAGTATAACGAATAA
- a CDS encoding 1-aminocyclopropane-1-carboxylate deaminase/D-cysteine desulfhydrase, producing the protein MLIPQAVPYTPIQHPFLLQKGVQLTVKRLDLVHGEVSGNKFFKLQYNLQEAIAQGYPRILTFGGAYSNHIHATAAACHLMGLESIGIIRGEQSSPLNPTLRFAQEKGMQLHYWDRSKYRNKRQPELLQELQDTFGKVYIVPEGGTNALAIQGTAEILGSEDTQYSHIFTAIGTGGTFAGLAASLESHQTLFGVSALKGDFMVKEIQDLLQKHDVLVKGTYQVLVDYHFGGYAKWTHELLELIRAFNRTYQHPLDPIYTGKMMAAILGEVEKGHIPAGSHVLAIHTGGLQGVKGFEESTGESLG; encoded by the coding sequence ATGTTAATCCCACAAGCAGTCCCTTATACTCCTATTCAACATCCATTTTTACTCCAAAAGGGCGTCCAACTTACGGTCAAACGCTTGGACTTGGTGCATGGAGAGGTCTCCGGGAATAAGTTTTTCAAATTGCAATACAATCTTCAAGAAGCAATTGCTCAAGGTTATCCCCGTATCTTAACGTTTGGAGGTGCTTATTCTAATCATATTCATGCCACTGCAGCAGCTTGTCATTTGATGGGGTTAGAAAGTATTGGCATCATCAGAGGAGAACAATCAAGCCCGCTAAATCCAACACTTCGTTTTGCCCAAGAAAAAGGGATGCAGCTGCATTACTGGGATAGAAGTAAGTATCGGAACAAACGGCAGCCTGAACTCCTGCAAGAACTTCAAGATACATTTGGGAAGGTTTACATTGTTCCAGAAGGTGGTACGAATGCATTGGCCATTCAGGGGACAGCAGAGATTTTGGGTTCTGAGGATACGCAATACTCGCATATTTTCACAGCTATTGGTACGGGTGGGACATTTGCCGGATTGGCAGCAAGCTTGGAAAGCCATCAAACTTTATTCGGGGTATCGGCATTAAAGGGTGATTTCATGGTGAAGGAAATACAGGATTTACTTCAAAAGCATGATGTTTTGGTCAAAGGGACGTATCAGGTCTTAGTCGATTATCATTTTGGTGGCTATGCCAAGTGGACGCATGAATTGCTAGAATTGATCCGAGCATTTAATAGGACCTATCAACATCCTTTGGATCCCATTTATACAGGAAAAATGATGGCAGCTATTTTGGGCGAAGTTGAAAAAGGCCATATTCCAGCTGGTTCTCATGTCCTTGCCATTCATACAGGCGGATTACAAGGTGTCAAGGGTTTTGAAGAGAGCACAGGGGAGTCTTTGGGCTAA
- a CDS encoding AlbA family DNA-binding domain-containing protein, with amino-acid sequence MTLQELYKLAQQGEGIRTEFKKKAAFPEKIVREIIALANTEGGYLLIGVDDDGTVSGQRFIEEEVFVMEKAIREYIFPELTYEVEIHKLNPKKGIAVFSIPISTNRPHYLKDGERKKAYVRVQDRSIQASREVWEIIKRGKTPKDTVFTYGEKETLLMKALAAQEKITLREFQHLAKLPRFMASKTLIRLVLANVLKIQPQEGEDFFVLNEG; translated from the coding sequence ATGACCTTACAGGAACTTTACAAACTCGCCCAACAGGGTGAGGGAATCCGAACCGAATTCAAAAAAAAGGCAGCTTTTCCCGAAAAGATTGTCCGGGAAATTATTGCCTTGGCAAATACGGAAGGGGGATATCTGCTGATAGGCGTGGATGACGATGGTACGGTCAGTGGTCAACGCTTTATTGAAGAAGAAGTTTTTGTGATGGAAAAAGCCATTCGGGAATATATTTTCCCCGAATTAACCTACGAAGTAGAAATCCACAAATTGAATCCCAAAAAAGGCATTGCGGTTTTTTCGATTCCGATTTCTACCAACAGACCCCATTACCTCAAAGATGGGGAACGAAAAAAAGCCTATGTTCGAGTCCAAGACCGAAGTATACAGGCAAGTCGAGAGGTGTGGGAAATCATCAAGCGTGGAAAAACCCCTAAGGACACTGTCTTTACTTATGGTGAAAAGGAAACGCTCTTGATGAAAGCGCTGGCAGCCCAGGAGAAAATCACCCTTCGGGAATTTCAGCATTTAGCCAAACTCCCCCGTTTTATGGCATCCAAAACCTTGATTCGCCTAGTATTGGCTAACGTCCTCAAAATTCAGCCGCAAGAAGGGGAGGATTTTTTTGTGTTGAATGAGGGGTAA
- the uvrB gene encoding excinuclease ABC subunit UvrB — protein sequence MDFKLQSEYKPTGDQPEAIRQLTEGVTNGDPAQVLLGVTGSGKTFTVANLIQETQRPTLVLCHNKTLAAQLYGEFKQFFPENAVEYFISYYDYYQPEAFIPTSGTYIEKDLSINEEIEKLRLSATSALLSGRRDVIVVASVSCIYGIGNPEEFGKNVIRLQEGDRIPRNQLLFKLVDILYSRTNQELTHGTFRVKGDTVDIFVAYADFAYRIFFWGDEIEAIQRIEPSTGKKISDEKIISIFPANLFVTGRDTIDQAIKEIQDDLVAQIAFFERDLKFIEAKRLKERTEFDLEMIRELGYCSGVENYSRYFDRREAGTRPFCLLDYFPDDYLLVVDESHVTLPQVRGMWGGDRARKVNLVDYGFRLPSAMDNRPLNFDEFESLTNQVIYVSATPADYELAKTEGIVVEQIIRPTGLLDPIIEVRPSGNQIDDLLEEIDQTVKEGDRVLVTTLTKRMAEELQKFLERAGVKSRYIHSEVKPLDRVEILRELRLGVFDVLVGVNLLREGLDLPEVSLVAILDADKEGFLRNERSLVQTIGRAARNENGRVIMYADKTTDSMQMAIDETKRRRGIQTAYNAEHGITPTTVRKSKDKILGQTKVADSKKNAKVYEDQAAIDALVAADPVVQYLSKEKLEKLIAQTQKQMEKAAKELNFMEAARLRDEWQGLKNRLATLERAV from the coding sequence ATGGATTTTAAACTTCAATCCGAATATAAACCTACCGGGGATCAACCCGAAGCTATACGCCAACTTACTGAGGGAGTGACCAACGGAGATCCTGCCCAAGTTTTGTTGGGGGTGACCGGATCGGGAAAAACCTTTACCGTTGCCAACCTGATTCAGGAAACACAGCGCCCAACCTTGGTTTTGTGTCATAACAAGACCTTGGCCGCTCAGCTATATGGGGAATTCAAACAGTTTTTCCCGGAAAATGCCGTAGAGTATTTTATTTCATACTACGATTATTACCAGCCTGAGGCGTTTATACCTACATCAGGAACCTACATAGAAAAAGACCTTTCCATCAATGAGGAAATAGAAAAGTTACGGCTCAGCGCTACATCTGCTTTGCTTTCTGGGCGAAGAGACGTAATAGTTGTCGCCTCCGTCTCCTGCATTTATGGTATTGGAAATCCAGAAGAGTTTGGGAAAAATGTCATTCGTCTCCAAGAAGGTGATCGGATTCCGCGAAATCAGTTACTCTTCAAGCTTGTAGATATTTTATACAGTCGAACCAACCAAGAGCTCACGCATGGTACTTTCCGGGTAAAAGGAGATACGGTAGATATCTTTGTGGCTTATGCAGATTTTGCTTACCGCATCTTTTTTTGGGGAGATGAAATAGAGGCGATACAACGAATAGAACCCTCCACAGGGAAAAAGATTTCCGATGAAAAAATCATCTCTATCTTCCCTGCCAACCTGTTTGTGACGGGCCGAGACACCATCGATCAGGCAATTAAAGAAATTCAGGATGATTTGGTAGCTCAAATAGCATTTTTTGAGCGAGACCTGAAATTTATCGAAGCAAAACGCTTGAAAGAGCGAACCGAGTTTGATTTGGAAATGATTCGGGAATTAGGCTACTGTTCAGGGGTAGAAAACTATTCTCGGTATTTTGACCGTAGAGAGGCAGGCACTCGACCCTTCTGCTTGTTGGATTATTTTCCGGATGACTACTTGCTGGTAGTGGATGAAAGTCACGTGACCTTACCTCAAGTACGGGGCATGTGGGGAGGGGACCGCGCAAGAAAGGTCAACTTGGTGGATTATGGATTTCGTCTTCCATCTGCAATGGATAACCGCCCACTCAATTTCGATGAATTTGAGAGTCTAACAAATCAGGTCATCTATGTCAGTGCCACTCCAGCCGATTACGAGTTAGCTAAAACCGAGGGAATTGTGGTGGAGCAAATCATCCGACCTACAGGACTGTTGGACCCTATCATTGAAGTGCGGCCAAGTGGGAATCAAATTGACGATTTGTTGGAAGAAATCGACCAAACCGTCAAAGAAGGTGATCGAGTACTGGTGACTACCTTGACTAAACGGATGGCGGAGGAATTACAAAAATTCTTGGAGCGGGCCGGAGTAAAGTCGCGTTACATTCACTCCGAAGTAAAGCCTTTGGACCGGGTGGAAATTTTGAGGGAATTGAGATTGGGTGTTTTTGACGTGCTTGTGGGGGTGAATCTCCTACGAGAAGGACTAGATTTACCAGAAGTGTCCTTAGTAGCTATCCTCGATGCAGATAAAGAAGGTTTCCTTCGGAATGAGCGGAGCTTGGTGCAGACAATCGGCCGAGCTGCGAGAAATGAAAATGGCCGCGTCATCATGTATGCTGATAAAACTACTGACTCCATGCAAATGGCTATCGATGAAACCAAACGGAGAAGAGGAATTCAGACCGCCTACAATGCAGAGCATGGCATCACGCCTACCACCGTACGTAAATCCAAAGACAAAATCTTGGGTCAAACAAAAGTTGCGGATAGCAAGAAAAATGCGAAGGTTTATGAAGACCAAGCAGCAATCGATGCTCTAGTCGCCGCAGATCCAGTTGTACAGTACTTGAGCAAAGAGAAATTGGAAAAACTCATTGCACAAACACAAAAACAAATGGAGAAAGCCGCTAAGGAGTTGAACTTTATGGAGGCAGCCCGTTTAAGAGATGAGTGGCAAGGACTCAAAAATAGGTTAGCCACACTCGAAAGAGCCGTATAA
- a CDS encoding Lnb N-terminal periplasmic domain-containing protein has product MQKLIGNEKSQAHKKLQESCKFAGNFQPMCDMSSFEQPFSTSRKAKTKVNSCFSFVKKLVLTYSFIYSTIFSLQAQDYQISLLTCDPGEEVYTTFGHSAIRVKDSIAGTDLVYNYGTFDFGAPFFLFNFTRRTLDYMLSVTTYDRFLFEYNYFQRNVREQVLDLNPEQTANMVQFLEINRLPENKFYRYDFFYDNCATRVRDVLETVLGKQLDWNDVNDPERKTFRNLIDEYVYPLPWADFGIDLALGAVIDVNATEREKQFLPDYMEAAFARAQIVGDGPTRPLVKAQYEVLTFEEQASSLNFFQPLIIWWVLAIVFMGITYLGFKKKRLYKGFDIAYFGILGIVGIVITLLWFFTFHSQTKWNWNILWAFPGHLLLAIAMLKTTWKPWVKKYLLFLLISTNLALVCWVLGFQSFHPSIVPLLLISLLRSNFLYYNQEKFALLR; this is encoded by the coding sequence GTGCAAAAACTGATTGGAAATGAAAAGTCACAAGCACACAAAAAACTCCAAGAATCCTGTAAATTCGCAGGAAACTTTCAACCCATGTGTGATATGTCCTCTTTTGAACAGCCATTTTCCACCAGTAGAAAAGCGAAAACTAAAGTTAATTCTTGCTTTTCCTTTGTGAAAAAATTGGTCTTGACTTATTCGTTTATTTATTCGACTATTTTTAGTCTCCAAGCACAGGACTATCAGATAAGCTTATTAACCTGTGATCCGGGAGAAGAAGTGTACACAACGTTTGGGCATAGTGCCATCCGAGTGAAAGACAGCATTGCAGGAACGGATTTGGTTTATAATTATGGAACTTTTGACTTTGGGGCACCCTTTTTCTTATTCAACTTCACCCGCCGTACCCTGGATTACATGCTGAGCGTGACTACCTACGATCGCTTTTTGTTTGAATACAATTACTTCCAACGCAATGTACGGGAGCAAGTGCTGGATCTCAATCCAGAACAAACCGCCAACATGGTACAGTTTCTAGAAATCAATCGCTTACCTGAAAATAAATTCTACCGCTATGACTTCTTCTATGATAACTGTGCGACAAGGGTAAGGGATGTTCTTGAAACTGTCCTCGGAAAGCAACTGGATTGGAATGATGTCAATGACCCCGAACGAAAGACCTTTAGAAATCTCATTGATGAATATGTGTACCCACTCCCATGGGCAGACTTTGGGATCGATCTGGCATTGGGTGCCGTCATTGATGTAAATGCCACCGAACGCGAAAAACAGTTTTTGCCGGATTACATGGAAGCTGCATTTGCGCGTGCCCAAATTGTAGGCGATGGGCCTACCCGACCCTTGGTGAAAGCCCAATACGAAGTATTAACATTTGAAGAACAAGCCTCTTCTCTCAATTTTTTTCAACCACTCATTATTTGGTGGGTATTGGCGATCGTTTTCATGGGAATCACCTACCTAGGATTTAAAAAGAAACGACTCTACAAAGGTTTTGACATAGCTTACTTCGGGATTTTAGGAATTGTAGGCATCGTGATTACACTACTTTGGTTTTTTACCTTTCACAGCCAAACCAAATGGAACTGGAACATCCTCTGGGCATTCCCTGGACATCTGCTCTTAGCCATCGCAATGCTCAAAACAACCTGGAAACCATGGGTAAAAAAATACCTGCTCTTCTTATTGATTAGTACTAATTTAGCGTTGGTTTGCTGGGTTTTAGGGTTCCAATCCTTTCATCCAAGCATCGTCCCGTTGCTTTTAATCAGCCTATTGCGCAGCAATTTCTTATATTACAATCAGGAGAAATTCGCTCTCCTGAGATAA
- a CDS encoding T9SS type A sorting domain-containing protein, whose product MGDYRTIASGDFHDTSIWEVWDGFSWSPAGVKPGSGNSIFIDQGHEVRLVQQEEVHHVYLFSAALPGRKLNLQTFELHVYGFLSGMQKVGGLFAVNSVTNATLDWIYPETGKIVFKGSSRTVVDRASWSANTTNSRYTVVFDPDPGQTLVVNSAFKANAFIIQSGTVRQTVNTAGIPACSTFSFNNQTVFNGTGPYGDFIIEPGARLISDCSAPLASMIQRSGTVPGLLFELKAGASLFLTGNDPLLDVAQVQLNGNVYYSAVAGTQRMLRNSLPASTLPKTYHNLLLENNGIKIFQDSVFIDGDLAVLSGPVPNHGNGFVRFFGSGVQQIVGDGLVFFDLEISKQGGSLRVSNDLNIQRFFYMKDGLLDFQGVDLRINESGLGALLYKGGTWLNLHRIFYSNIPTVLTASNATFPLEDVYQGGIRRIRLVGDSPGGDLQLSYVEIPGANWNPNFSDSDGTPILYQLNSYVEFSGLNPGSSTIELLMSAENLVVDQVEDLRIVSNGQAAPGTNLLAVDVDTLWARREIPFSLLDNQSFTIGSYRVLSVLPLQWKSQAALWKDGMVKIRWETFDEENTAFFIIRKSVGGVDKFEEVGRVEALGQATNAYEFTYALRQPARRTFFQLEQLDKDGQGSFSRVFRLEGVSNYIQMESFKSYPNPYTQGPLIIELPNDWALEKTNLKVIDAKGFILFYGALKDFDATHILGLVGSGVYIFSLEEEGVSVSFKLVKK is encoded by the coding sequence ATGGGGGATTATAGAACCATTGCCTCGGGGGATTTTCATGACACATCTATATGGGAAGTATGGGATGGCTTTTCTTGGAGTCCGGCAGGTGTGAAACCTGGTTCTGGTAACTCTATCTTCATCGATCAAGGTCATGAAGTGCGCTTAGTGCAGCAAGAAGAAGTTCATCATGTTTATCTTTTCAGTGCAGCTTTACCTGGAAGAAAATTAAATCTTCAGACATTTGAATTGCATGTGTATGGGTTTTTAAGTGGGATGCAAAAGGTAGGAGGGCTTTTCGCAGTTAATTCGGTAACTAATGCAACATTGGACTGGATTTACCCCGAAACAGGGAAAATCGTATTTAAAGGGAGTTCTAGGACTGTTGTGGATAGAGCATCTTGGTCAGCCAATACGACCAATAGTAGGTATACTGTAGTTTTCGATCCTGACCCTGGGCAGACCTTGGTGGTCAATTCCGCTTTCAAAGCCAATGCCTTTATCATCCAGTCAGGCACTGTAAGGCAAACAGTCAACACTGCGGGGATTCCGGCCTGTTCTACCTTTTCTTTTAATAACCAAACGGTTTTCAATGGAACAGGCCCCTATGGAGACTTTATCATTGAGCCAGGGGCCCGATTGATATCCGATTGCTCTGCTCCGCTTGCTTCCATGATTCAACGGTCAGGCACTGTTCCTGGTTTATTGTTCGAATTGAAAGCTGGCGCATCTTTGTTTTTAACAGGGAATGACCCCTTGTTAGATGTGGCCCAAGTTCAGCTAAACGGGAATGTGTATTACAGTGCTGTTGCTGGTACTCAACGGATGCTTCGAAATTCACTGCCTGCTTCTACCTTGCCGAAAACGTATCATAACCTGTTATTAGAAAACAATGGAATTAAAATTTTTCAGGATTCTGTATTTATAGATGGTGATTTGGCTGTGTTATCAGGGCCAGTCCCCAATCATGGGAATGGATTTGTGCGTTTTTTTGGAAGTGGTGTCCAACAAATAGTGGGTGATGGGTTGGTCTTCTTTGATTTGGAGATTTCCAAGCAAGGGGGAAGTCTGCGAGTTTCAAATGATCTCAATATTCAACGATTTTTTTATATGAAAGATGGACTGTTAGATTTTCAGGGAGTCGATTTACGCATCAATGAGTCCGGTTTGGGAGCCTTGCTTTATAAAGGTGGAACTTGGTTGAACCTGCATCGAATTTTTTATAGCAATATACCTACAGTTTTGACCGCGTCCAATGCAACTTTTCCCTTGGAAGACGTCTATCAAGGAGGTATTCGTAGAATTCGCTTGGTAGGGGATTCGCCAGGTGGGGATTTGCAATTGAGCTATGTAGAGATTCCAGGTGCAAATTGGAATCCGAATTTCAGTGACTCTGATGGAACACCCATCTTATACCAATTAAATTCATATGTTGAATTTTCAGGCTTAAATCCAGGATCTTCCACAATTGAGCTCTTGATGTCTGCAGAAAATCTAGTCGTAGATCAAGTGGAAGATTTAAGAATTGTTAGCAATGGGCAGGCGGCTCCAGGGACGAATTTATTAGCGGTAGATGTTGACACACTTTGGGCACGAAGAGAGATCCCATTTTCACTCCTTGATAATCAAAGCTTCACTATTGGAAGTTATCGAGTGTTATCAGTACTGCCCCTTCAGTGGAAATCCCAAGCAGCACTTTGGAAAGATGGCATGGTGAAGATTAGGTGGGAAACATTTGATGAAGAAAATACCGCTTTTTTTATTATAAGAAAATCTGTTGGAGGAGTAGATAAATTTGAAGAAGTTGGAAGAGTGGAGGCGTTGGGTCAAGCGACAAACGCGTATGAGTTTACTTACGCTCTCCGACAGCCAGCTAGGAGAACATTTTTTCAACTTGAACAACTGGATAAGGATGGTCAAGGTAGTTTTTCAAGAGTATTCCGATTAGAAGGTGTCTCGAATTATATTCAGATGGAATCCTTTAAAAGCTACCCAAATCCATATACCCAAGGCCCGTTAATCATTGAACTCCCTAATGATTGGGCTTTAGAAAAAACCAACCTAAAAGTAATTGATGCGAAAGGATTCATACTTTTTTATGGGGCTTTAAAGGATTTTGATGCAACCCACATTCTTGGTCTTGTAGGAAGTGGGGTTTATATTTTTTCTTTGGAGGAGGAAGGAGTATCTGTAAGTTTTAAACTGGTGAAAAAATAA
- a CDS encoding RidA family protein has protein sequence MRTPEENFESLGLVLPPPPKPLGVYKPCLIVGNHLYLSGHGTWKEDGSLIMGRIGEDLSIDAGKIAARQVGLAMLSTIKAHLGSLNKVKRVIKVFGMVNCTAGFERHPYVINGCSELFASIWGDDYGIGVRSAVGMGSLPDNIPVEIEAMFEIEG, from the coding sequence ATGCGTACACCAGAAGAAAATTTTGAATCCTTGGGATTAGTATTGCCTCCTCCTCCAAAGCCTTTGGGCGTATATAAGCCTTGTTTGATTGTCGGGAATCACCTGTATTTATCGGGACATGGAACATGGAAGGAGGATGGGTCTTTGATTATGGGGAGAATAGGAGAAGATTTAAGTATAGATGCAGGTAAAATCGCTGCAAGGCAGGTGGGTTTGGCTATGCTTTCCACTATCAAAGCTCATCTGGGGTCTCTCAATAAGGTGAAAAGAGTCATTAAAGTCTTCGGAATGGTGAATTGTACTGCTGGTTTTGAAAGACATCCCTATGTCATCAATGGTTGCAGTGAGCTTTTTGCATCAATTTGGGGAGACGACTATGGTATCGGTGTAAGAAGTGCAGTTGGCATGGGGTCTTTACCTGATAATATTCCGGTAGAAATAGAAGCCATGTTTGAAATAGAAGGATAA
- a CDS encoding GAF domain-containing protein, whose translation MAESIYLPKNASKTEIYQAVLPQINALIADETDLYANLANVSAVLKEAFGFFWVGFYLVKNDQLVLGPFQGPLACTRIAYGKGVCGTAWKEKRTQLIPDVDAFPGHIACSSASKSEIVVPGLLGEDVWCVLDVDSDQLDDFDSIDQEYLEHLMQSLNKNYALAEQL comes from the coding sequence ATGGCAGAGTCAATTTATCTTCCCAAAAATGCGAGTAAAACTGAAATCTATCAGGCAGTTTTACCTCAAATAAATGCCCTAATAGCAGATGAAACGGACCTTTATGCCAATTTGGCAAATGTTTCCGCTGTTTTGAAAGAAGCATTTGGCTTTTTTTGGGTAGGCTTTTACTTGGTAAAAAATGATCAACTGGTCCTAGGTCCATTTCAAGGACCACTTGCCTGTACGCGTATTGCCTATGGAAAAGGCGTTTGTGGAACAGCTTGGAAAGAAAAAAGAACTCAGCTTATTCCTGATGTGGATGCCTTTCCAGGACATATCGCTTGCAGCAGCGCATCTAAGTCAGAAATAGTAGTCCCAGGACTTCTAGGAGAGGACGTTTGGTGCGTGTTAGATGTTGACAGCGATCAATTAGACGATTTTGATAGCATAGATCAGGAATACTTAGAACATTTGATGCAGTCCTTAAACAAGAATTATGCATTGGCGGAACAACTCTAG
- the ribD gene encoding bifunctional diaminohydroxyphosphoribosylaminopyrimidine deaminase/5-amino-6-(5-phosphoribosylamino)uracil reductase RibD, translated as MDNDLLYMHRALELAELGRGHVSPNPMVGCVIVHQGKVIGEGFHEIYGGPHAEPNAINQVDDFDLLKTSTVYVTLEPCAHWGKTPPCADLLIKHQVQRVVIGAIDSNPLVGGKSIQRMKDAGIEVLNGVLEKEVREQNKRFFTTMEKERPYIVLKWAQTSDGYIARKNNDSKWISNVYSRQLVHQWRAEEDAILVGKNTVLFDNPSLNVRDWSGKDPVRVILASSLDWQHPFQVLDRSIPTIIFNRDIQKDDGNLSLVKIEDNKNLTHILQILQQRKISSVLVEGGSEVLQAFISHNLWDEARVFSSTCTFGDGIPAPKISGTITRELDVMGDKLSIYHNH; from the coding sequence ATGGACAACGATCTCTTGTACATGCACAGAGCGCTTGAATTAGCGGAACTTGGAAGAGGGCATGTAAGTCCCAATCCAATGGTGGGCTGTGTCATAGTCCACCAAGGAAAAGTGATTGGAGAAGGTTTCCATGAGATTTATGGAGGGCCACATGCAGAACCCAACGCTATTAATCAGGTTGATGACTTTGATTTACTAAAGACCTCAACTGTATATGTCACTTTAGAACCTTGTGCACACTGGGGAAAAACACCTCCTTGTGCAGATTTACTCATCAAGCATCAGGTCCAGCGCGTGGTAATTGGAGCTATTGACAGTAACCCTTTGGTTGGCGGAAAAAGTATTCAGCGCATGAAAGACGCAGGCATTGAAGTTCTAAATGGTGTCTTGGAAAAAGAAGTTCGTGAGCAAAACAAACGATTTTTCACCACGATGGAAAAGGAGCGCCCGTACATCGTTCTCAAATGGGCCCAAACATCCGACGGATACATTGCTAGGAAAAACAACGACTCTAAATGGATTAGCAATGTCTACAGCAGACAGTTGGTGCATCAGTGGCGCGCCGAGGAAGACGCTATATTGGTAGGAAAAAACACTGTGCTATTTGACAACCCTTCCTTGAATGTTCGAGACTGGTCAGGCAAAGACCCTGTCCGAGTTATCCTCGCCTCCTCACTTGATTGGCAGCATCCCTTTCAGGTGTTAGACAGATCTATTCCTACCATCATTTTTAACAGGGATATCCAAAAAGACGATGGAAACCTTTCTTTGGTAAAGATTGAGGACAACAAAAATCTTACACACATTCTGCAAATTCTCCAACAGCGAAAAATAAGCTCTGTTCTTGTAGAGGGGGGCAGTGAAGTATTGCAGGCATTTATCTCTCATAATCTTTGGGACGAGGCCAGGGTGTTTAGTAGTACTTGTACCTTTGGAGATGGAATTCCAGCCCCAAAAATTTCAGGAACCATCACTCGAGAACTTGATGTTATGGGAGACAAACTTTCGATTTATCACAATCATTAA